One genomic region from uncultured Fibrobacter sp. encodes:
- the ispE gene encoding 4-(cytidine 5'-diphospho)-2-C-methyl-D-erythritol kinase: MKEYAPSKINLFLDVIRKREDGYHDLGTLFQTVDVGDTVSAELRDDGVVTLEYSVPQDYPKESDLVYRAALALKDYAEVAASGSGVAESEKARVAKLGADLFLEKVMPLGAGLGGGSADAAATLRLLNRLWNLNFEATVLEEIGAKLGADVPFLVRGGSAFAEGIGERLSFIPPLDLPAGEVLLIATPLDAVPTKDAYAGVPKSGPDRWEAYKAAWAGGTDAEKAFGCHLLDSGSFFNAFEVSVFPKHPLVEAMKDKILDLGARVALMSGSGASVFGIFADKATAEAAATALKPDTRYLALTKFWHK; encoded by the coding sequence ATGAAAGAATACGCTCCCTCAAAAATCAACCTCTTTCTTGATGTCATTCGCAAGCGCGAGGACGGTTATCACGACTTGGGTACGCTTTTCCAGACGGTGGATGTTGGCGACACGGTTTCGGCAGAGCTCCGGGACGACGGCGTGGTGACACTCGAGTACAGTGTGCCGCAGGACTACCCCAAGGAGTCCGACCTCGTGTACAGGGCGGCGCTCGCTTTGAAGGACTATGCCGAGGTGGCTGCGTCCGGTTCCGGTGTCGCGGAAAGTGAAAAGGCCCGCGTGGCGAAGCTGGGAGCCGATTTGTTCTTGGAGAAAGTCATGCCTCTCGGTGCTGGTTTGGGCGGGGGGAGTGCCGATGCCGCAGCAACCCTCCGGTTGCTGAACCGCCTCTGGAACTTGAATTTCGAGGCCACGGTTTTGGAAGAAATCGGGGCAAAGCTCGGGGCCGATGTGCCCTTCCTTGTCAGAGGCGGCTCGGCTTTCGCCGAGGGCATCGGCGAACGTTTGAGCTTTATTCCTCCGCTTGACCTTCCGGCAGGGGAGGTCCTGCTGATTGCGACCCCGCTCGATGCTGTCCCGACCAAGGATGCCTATGCGGGCGTCCCCAAGTCCGGTCCGGACCGCTGGGAGGCGTACAAGGCCGCTTGGGCTGGCGGGACCGATGCAGAAAAGGCCTTCGGTTGCCATCTGCTTGACTCGGGTTCTTTCTTTAACGCCTTCGAGGTGTCCGTGTTCCCGAAGCACCCGCTTGTTGAGGCGATGAAGGACAAAATCCTCGACCTCGGGGCGCGGGTCGCCCTCATGAGCGGGTCCGGTGCGTCCGTATTCGGGATTTTTGCGGACAAGGCAACGGCCGAAGCCGCCGCCACCGCCCTCAAACCCGACACCCGCTACCTCGCCCTCACCAAATTCTGGCATAAGTAG
- a CDS encoding 50S ribosomal protein L25: MELTTLKATSRVLVANRDNARLRKAGQIPAVYYGKGMEALNITVSDIDLRKVLAPGKRYTLLDLEIDGKAGNPAVIYNYQKDAISQKIIHIDFLKIAEDSMVKVRVPVKLSGLPIGVKAQGGLFSQETRYLMLAAKPACIPTILDMDISDFGTNITFYAKDFKLPEGVELASGPRTVIFTITSKSKKKDDAADAAAAPAAAAAPAAEAK; the protein is encoded by the coding sequence ATGGAACTCACAACGCTCAAAGCTACCTCGAGAGTGCTAGTTGCAAACCGCGATAACGCCCGTTTGCGCAAGGCTGGTCAGATTCCGGCCGTCTATTATGGTAAGGGTATGGAAGCGCTGAACATCACCGTAAGCGATATCGACTTGCGCAAGGTTCTCGCTCCGGGCAAGCGTTACACGCTTCTTGACCTCGAAATCGATGGCAAGGCTGGTAACCCGGCCGTCATCTACAACTACCAGAAGGATGCCATCTCTCAGAAGATCATCCACATCGACTTCCTCAAGATTGCTGAGGATTCCATGGTCAAGGTTCGCGTTCCGGTCAAGCTGTCCGGTCTTCCGATTGGTGTGAAGGCTCAGGGCGGTCTTTTCTCTCAGGAAACCCGCTACCTGATGCTCGCTGCCAAGCCGGCTTGCATTCCGACCATCCTCGACATGGATATCTCCGATTTCGGCACCAACATCACTTTCTACGCCAAGGACTTCAAGCTCCCGGAAGGCGTGGAACTCGCTTCTGGTCCGCGTACCGTGATCTTCACGATTACGTCCAAGTCCAAGAAGAAGGACGATGCTGCTGACGCCGCTGCCGCTCCTGCTGCAGCCGCTGCTCCGGCCGCCGAAGCCAAGTAA
- the pth gene encoding aminoacyl-tRNA hydrolase, with product MYIIAGLGNPGTQYSNTHHNAGFMAVEKLADPNKDWKSEHKALTMKVNIAGEECLLAKPQTYMNLSGEAVQALMTWYKVKTDHLLVFSDDVNLDVGRIRCRKDGSHGGQNGLRNIIEHVGDKFPRIRFGVGKCPPKFDLSNWVLAKFPPEDRPVFEEAIAKVPALVECYFKFGIEKCMERYNGK from the coding sequence ATGTACATCATCGCCGGTCTCGGAAATCCTGGTACGCAATATTCCAACACCCACCACAACGCGGGCTTCATGGCTGTCGAAAAACTCGCCGACCCGAACAAGGACTGGAAAAGCGAACACAAGGCGCTCACTATGAAGGTGAACATCGCAGGCGAGGAATGCCTGCTTGCAAAACCGCAGACTTACATGAACCTCTCGGGCGAGGCAGTACAGGCATTGATGACGTGGTACAAGGTGAAGACCGACCACTTGCTCGTCTTCAGCGACGACGTTAATTTGGACGTAGGCCGCATCCGTTGCCGCAAGGACGGCAGCCACGGCGGGCAGAACGGACTTCGGAACATCATTGAACACGTGGGCGACAAGTTCCCGCGCATCCGTTTTGGCGTGGGAAAGTGCCCTCCGAAATTCGACCTGAGCAACTGGGTGCTGGCCAAGTTCCCGCCCGAAGACCGCCCCGTTTTCGAAGAGGCAATCGCCAAGGTCCCTGCGCTTGTGGAATGCTACTTCAAGTTCGGTATCGAGAAGTGCATGGAACGCTACAACGGGAAGTAG